ATCTTCTTTGACCCTTTCTAATAAACAGTGCCTCTTTGATATTGACAGACAGAGCGTCAAAGAAAAATTGCATAATTCTAAGATTCGAGTGAGTTTGTTGTGATTGTTTAACAcagctgttttgtgttgtttcacATGAGGCTTTGAGGGCTGATGTGCAGCATCTCTAGACTCTGTTGGATCGTTCATGATTCACCAGTGTGGGAGTGAAAGTAAAGCTCGCAAGAGGAAGTCTTCTCTGTAAACACAGGatttgtattttacattgtGCTGATGGCAGGTTTGGCAAAAAGGATGTTGTGTGTCTGACCGTCTGATGCACCACACAGGTCAGACCTGGAGagataaaaaacaatatatttcaATATTAACACTGggcttaaaagaaaagaaaagaaaaagaaatcttccCATGTGTTGGTCCAAAGTCAAACATTTCAAATAGAAATCCACCATCATCAAAATGTCATCAAATCATTTATACAGTTCTGGCTTCCACCCTGATATTTAGGTATGTAATCAATGCCAAATTTTGTCTAAGTACTGCAATTACTTTATTTAGAATTCTAACGTGCACTTGAACAGCCTCTATATCATGAAACCTTCAATTAGAATGAGTGGGTCATAAACAACATcgtaataaaatgcaaattgtGTATGGGAGTCTATCAGCTTCAAAAATACCCAACTCTAAACAAGAAAGCACCTGCTAGCTGAGCATAGCTTCATAACATGAGCCATTTTGCAGAGGAAAATCATGTcacagcttcaaacagcaacagctagtttttaattttactaaAACTGTCACTTTATAGAAATTTAACAAATACTGTTGCTTTTTATGTGGTGCAGATGCTTAATTAGAAGTTCATTTTAACAAAGTATGCACTTTTGGAGATATCACAATAAGAACGGTAAAGTCACATGTGCTCATGTAATTCCAAAGAATTACTCAGAAGACAATGGATAACTTATGAAAGTAATGTTTggaataataaatatttctaaaagtatttttatCCAGGGCTGCTAAGCATTTTTAAGGTCAATAGCCTTTGTTTGTGTAGCCTGTTTCAAGGCAGTGTCATTATTGGGATAGAAGGTCAAAGTTGATAAACTGGCATCAGAGACTGTGATGGTACAGCTCTTACCACTGACACTATATCATTCAGCTGAATCTGTTAGTGTGCTTTGCTGTGTAAACACAATGATGAGGCGCTGAGCTTCTTCTGTTTCGTCTGTGTGAATTCCTAAAGCTTAATGATGACTTCTTTATTGCCCTAACAATGTGTGACCGCAGTGTGAAAAAGCAAATGAAAGGGCCTTACCATGAAACTAGATGTGTTGacagaaaggagaaagaaaacgTTTACTACTGTTGGAAATGAGGGGGTATAGTTTGATCAGTAAATTCCTGAATGAATACATCCAAATATGCCTACCTTTGCTCAAATTTGTTATGAATTGTGTCATTTTCAAACCAaaagccagacacacacacctgcttttTCCTCCCTTCTCAGCCAGGTACCCAGCTCTGAGAGGTCTGCTTGGTGCTTGTGAAGTTGCCAACTCCATTCATGTTGACCAGGGAGTCAAAGTTAAAATCCAGGCCATCTGCATCCATCAGCTCATTCTTGATGATGGAGTCCATGTCACACTCCAGGCTGCCATTGAACATGTCCAGGTCCAGATCTGTAGGAAAGCGATCCTGACAAACCCCTCCACTGCTGCTAACTGTCCCATTCAGAAAGATAGAGGGGTCGATCTGCATGGAGGAAGACCCATTTCCTCCTAGTGGCGAGAGCAGGAGCTGGTGTTTGGCATTAGCCAGAGTGTTAGCCTCATTGACTAGGTTTAGGCCCCCATTCAAAGATCTTAGGGAGCTCTGGTTGTGGTTGTTACTGTGCAGTAAATCCCTTTGGTTGACCTGTAGTCCTCCAGTGGTCCCAAAAGTCATTACGGGATCATTACGAAGCATCAGACCACGGTGAGAATTTTGGGAAATAATGGCAGCTGCGCTTGCCTGAGACATCAGTGGGTCAGACTGGGTCATCATGACATCACTATGACTGTCAGAGTTGAGCAGGTCTTGTAGTGTTTGGCTGCCGAAGTGAGACATGCTGATGGTGGAGAAGGATGTTTGCTTATTCTCCTGGATGGTCTGCATGGGGGACGGACGAAGAGAGGAGCCTGTTGTGTGGGGGCTGAAGATAGAGTTACTGTAGCCATTACTTCCACCATTAGAGGAAGAGTTGGAGGATGgcgaggaggtggaggaaggtgAGCCTATGCCATTGGGTTTGGACCCAAAACTGAACCCTGAGGACCCATTTTGTGGGGTCTGGCTGGAGGTTGTTGGTACCAGCAAATCATCCATCATATCATCTGTGATTCCATCATTCAGGTTCATGGTACCTGTCAGATCTGCCAGGCGGGGCAGTTCAGTGGGTGCAGCTTTTCCATTGGTCAAGGTGTTCCCAGGGGACAGTGCTCTTCCAGGACTGGAGTAAAGCATGGGTGAGAGAGGAGGCTCATCATCGGGCACCTCATCCAACTCGGGGTTGGCCAAAATGGGTGAGAGACGACCACTAAGCGTGCTGGCGTTGGAGTTAGTGCGAGAGCGGAAGTCTGTCCAGGCATCCAGCTCCTCGCTGCTGCGTGATGTTGGGCTCCCAGGCCACTTAGAGAGACCTGAAGGACTGTCTGCACCACCTtcaccagctgcagcagctgcagcctgCAGGGCAGCCTTCTTCTTGGCAGCACGGCCACGGGCTGACTTGGTGTACTTGTTGCTGTTGTCCATGGAAACTGCCCGACGTCTTGGAGCCTTTCCTCCCTTTCCTCCCTCTGGGTTGATCATCCACCAGGAACTCTTTCCTGTTCCCTCATTTTGGACACGGATGAAGCGACTGTGGAGGGAAAGGTTGTGCCGGATGGAGTTCTGTAACACAAAACAGACCAAGAAACTTTGAGTGATGTGtagaaaataattttcaaattATCAAATCTCATTTTGCCAAAACAACAACCAATAAATATCCTCATTGGATCCATAAACATAGATCCAAAATTCATCActgcttttgtaaaaatgtaaacaatccCTGTCTGtcactacaaaacaaaaaaaaaacaaaaaaaaaaccaaaaaaacaaaaaaacaaaaacaaaaaaaacattgcttCAACTACTCAtcctttaaatacaaacatgcacatatTAAAGTGGAGCGACACTTAGCGC
The sequence above is drawn from the Melanotaenia boesemani isolate fMelBoe1 chromosome 22, fMelBoe1.pri, whole genome shotgun sequence genome and encodes:
- the foxo3b gene encoding forkhead box protein O3B, which codes for MAEAPLPDALKDLDVVIDPDFEPKKRPRSCTWPLPRPDPNAVKTESNDTDIIPEEEDDEEDNATPTAISVNGSGMAAEDQSSNSPAADGALLSSGQESGGSPLSTHSPAATPGALTPSSLTAAQTPRKASSRRNAWGNLSYADLITKAIESSPDKRLTLSQIYDWMVRSIPYFKDKGDSNSSAGWKNSIRHNLSLHSRFIRVQNEGTGKSSWWMINPEGGKGGKAPRRRAVSMDNSNKYTKSARGRAAKKKAALQAAAAAAGEGGADSPSGLSKWPGSPTSRSSEELDAWTDFRSRTNSNASTLSGRLSPILANPELDEVPDDEPPLSPMLYSSPGRALSPGNTLTNGKAAPTELPRLADLTGTMNLNDGITDDMMDDLLVPTTSSQTPQNGSSGFSFGSKPNGIGSPSSTSSPSSNSSSNGGSNGYSNSIFSPHTTGSSLRPSPMQTIQENKQTSFSTISMSHFGSQTLQDLLNSDSHSDVMMTQSDPLMSQASAAAIISQNSHRGLMLRNDPVMTFGTTGGLQVNQRDLLHSNNHNQSSLRSLNGGLNLVNEANTLANAKHQLLLSPLGGNGSSSMQIDPSIFLNGTVSSSGGVCQDRFPTDLDLDMFNGSLECDMDSIIKNELMDADGLDFNFDSLVNMNGVGNFTSTKQTSQSWVPG